In Episyrphus balteatus chromosome 4, idEpiBalt1.1, whole genome shotgun sequence, the sequence aaacTCAGAGCTCTAAAGATACTGTTTTAAAAACAGCAATGACTTATATTTGCGGTGGTAAGTTGTTTTCAATGTAGCTACATGAAACATGCTTGTTTCATCACAAACATTTTTCTCTTAAACATTTTTCTAGAATGCCATCACGAAAACGAAATGCGTCCTAGAGATCCCATTCGATGCCGTGAATGTGGTTACAGAATAATGTACAAGAAACGTACAAAGCGATGTAAGttttatttggaatttttattatgaaatgtaatattttaatatttttctttatttccatAGTGGTTGTATTTGATGCGCGCTAAAAAGAGGTTTTGGACTATTTTTGATGCTGGACGAAGTTAGTGTAGTTCTAAGTTTGTaacaaataattaataaatttccaataaatagTTTTGATCGTATATATtgctcaatttttatttaacaacttTGAGGAGTCAATTATTTGTTAGTATTTCATTATGTTCCTCGAATTGTGTTTATAAGTTCATAAGCACTAATTTTGTAAGATGATCTTCCAAAATATCGATTCCTGGTTATGAGGATGTATTTGAGAGGTATAGATTCAATGCTATAAAGAATTTGCTACacttcccgaaaaaaaaaaatcacggaATCCGTTCATACAAATCGTCACTACGATCgaattttgtgattgttttttctttaatcgcAACAtatttccgatacgaatggaattcgtgataagtCCAGGTATTGACACCATGGAGTGTGCTTTTATCAACCATTTAAGAGAAAACAACTACTAATATGATATCAGCTTTGTATTGAATGGTAGGGGTACGACATTGTACTAGCAAGGTGTTCTCGAAAACCTAGAAAATACCTCctagtctaagagccgggagtagattttttgcgtgagaagtaaccgattcatattaattaatcatggtgatgacgaaaacgAACGTCTGCCAGCATGTATCTGCGCCTTTGCAgagaaaaagtgcatcaaaaCTAGCGAGGGTAACCACCTGGAAATAATTGGGTCCTGACTAGAGATTGCAATCCCGGGATTCGGAGTCCCGACCCATTTTTTGATCCCGAAAATCCCGGGATTATAGCTCTCCAATCCCGGGATTTTCGCGATTGGTGGCTAAATATTcgcatacaaaaaaatgacaCAATTCTGCAAAAATATGTAGAAAAGGAACATGGGAAATAACTTTCCTTATTACTTTATTGCAAAACAAGGAGGAATAGCCTTCAAAAATCGCTTATCAATTTGAATTACCCTATAAGGTTTGAAGAAacagattttgatttaataaatgAGACTATTGAAGTactggctccaaaaaaattaatagttgAATCTTTTTGCCGTTCTGATTCTAACTTGTGTACAGCTGGCTGGTggtgttcttaaattttatctaGAGTCAAAAACTTCAACAATAACAAATTGAAGACAggtttaattaataattttcgaaaactcaaGCCcagaaataagaaatttatttttgagtcctaacaaaataaaataaagcaaataacATCAAACGTGTGGGTGCTGTCAGTATTCAAGAAAATGAACCTTTTGCTGTTCCAAGCTGGGAAGAGCATCTTtccttgaaagaaaaattagaaaatgaaataaaaatagtcTCAAAAACATAGGACTCCACCAAAATATAGAAGCAGCTGATGAAATGAGAGATGCTGCTTTTTGAAGACGGGATAAGAGGAAAATACTTAGAGCAGGCagataaataattaattaacgAGTATTGAAACCGAACTGCTTCAAGTTTTGGAACAAAATTTAGAAGCTGACTTGCAGACAAAACATTGGATGCTTTgctttttattccattttattataaaaataattccaaatgtGATTTATTAA encodes:
- the LOC129919713 gene encoding DNA-directed RNA polymerases I, II, and III subunit RPABC4, coding for MSETQSSKDTVLKTAMTYICGECHHENEMRPRDPIRCRECGYRIMYKKRTKRLVVFDAR